The genomic interval GCACGAACGCGTCAAAGTCGGCCGAGGCGCGGATCTTGGCTCGACCGGCAACAGCGTATCCGCCATCAACGGTCTGTATGATCGAGTACCCCTCATCCTCACCCAGATGCGGGTTGCACCAGTAGGCCTTGGCCCACATGGGTAGCCCGATCGGGTTCAGCCTCACCACCATGATGTTGGGGTAGGGTGGCGGTCCGTACGTGTACGTATACCCGACGAGCGCGTAGCCGCTGTCCTTGGTCTGGACGACGGAAAACGCCCGGTCGTCGGCAGCCCCGCCAAAGGCCCACGCCCACTGCCGGGCGCCGGCGGCTGTGAGCTTGACCACCAGCGCATTCGCACTGGGGATGCCTGGGCCGTAGCTCCGCGTCCAGCCGCAGAAGGCATACCCCCCGTCCCTGGTCCGGGCCAGCGAATTCGCCTCCTCGTCGTCCGTACCGGCCGAAACGAGCGACCACTGCGGCACGGCCGCCGGGTTGGTCTTGACGACGAGGATGTTGGAAAAGGCGGGCGCATTGTACCCGTAGCTCCGGGTCCAGCCCGCAAGGCAATAGCCCGAGTCCGAGGCCTCGACCAGCGCGAGCGCCCGCTCGTCAAGCGTATCGCCGTATATCATCGCCGGTTGCTGCGCCGATGCAGCAGCGGCAACGAGAGACAGTAGTGCGGCGCATACCGCCGCGTGCCTCAACTGCATACTAACCTCCCTTTAGGACTTGGACATAATGCATCTGGGAGAGACGCTTGTCAAGTGCGGCCGCAGACGAGTCGACACGCCGCAGTCCCGGCAGGCGACCCACCGCGCCAGGCGCCCGCGTCGACGCGTCGGCTGTGGTCTACCCGTCGCTCAGTCTCGTGGTCAACCAACAGGGCGCGACTCAGCCCCAGGGACACGCCGAAGAGACTGGGGCAGCTGCCGATGGCAGGTAGCAGTATGAAGGAGAATGGTGGCGGGCCAGTGCCGCAGATACAGTGCGGCCAAGTCGAAGCCGACGGGGCCGGCAAACTAACGATGTACGACTGAGCAGTTCAGTCTAGCGCTTGCGGTTGGAGGCGAGTCTTCGGCTTTTGCTTTCCGTCTTCGCGGTCTGCGTTTGAGGTCGCTCCGGCTTCACGGAGAGCTCTGCGAAACGTTGTTGGGCAAAGGCGAGCTGCTCCGCGTACTCGGTCGGAGCAAGTTCGATGAAGTGCCGGTAAGAATCGGCCGCGTCTTCTCTGCGGCCGATTGTCTCCAAGTCGAGCGCCTTGCCGTACCAGGCCATGGCGTAGTGCGGATCGAGCCCTATGACCTTGTCGGCGCAGTCGATTGCCTCTTCGAGCCGGCCCATCTCCCGCAGCAGCAGCCCTTTGTTGTACCAGACGCTGACGGCCCCGGGCTCGAGATCCAGGGCTGTCCCGTAGCATCGGAGTGCCTCCACGTGTCGTCCCAGGTAGGCCAGGCTGATGGCGGTGTTGGCCCAGGCGTTGGCATTCAGCGGGTCGATCTCCAGCGCTTTGTCGAAGGCGTGGACCGCCTCCTCGTGCTTCCCCCCGCTGGCGAGGATTAGGCCTTCGTGGTTCCAGCCGAGCGCGAACTGCGGGTCAAGCTCGAGGACCCGGTCGCAGCACTTGATCGCTTCTTCGTACCGGCCGAGGACGTGCAGACTGCGGCCTTTGTTGTACAGGGCCAGCACGTTGCTGGCGTCCTGCCTGAGCACCTCGTCGTAGCAGGCGATGGCCTCTTCGTGCCGCCCCAGGCTGTCGAGGCTGAGGCCCTTGTTGTTCTGGGTGTCGATCGCCCACGGGTCCTGCTCCAGCGACTCGTCGTATGAGTGTATCGCCTCTTCGAAACGGCCGAGCCGGCTGAGGATATCGCCCCGCGCCCGCAGGGCACCGACGTCGGACGGGGCGAACTCCAGCGCCTTGTCGACGCAGACCAGGGCGTCTTCGGAGCGGCCCAGAGCATCGAGGGCGCTGCCCTTGCTGGTCCAGGCCTGCGGGTTGGCCGGGTCGAGATCGAGCACCTGGTCATAGCCGGCGACCGCCTCTTCGTAGCGGTCGAGGTTCACCAGAGAGAGACATCGGCCGTTCCAGGCCGCGACGTTCCGCGGGTCGAGCACCAGCACCTTGTCGTAGCAGGCCAGCGCATCCTCGTGGCGTTCGATGGCGGTGAGACTGGCCGCCTTCGCAGCCCACGCTGCCGTCAGGGCCGGGTTGAGATCCAACCCCTTGTCGAAGCACTTGACCGCCTCTTCGTAGCGACCAAGACTGTGGAGGTCGACGCCTTTGGTGAGCCAGGCATCAGCATTCCGCGGCTCCAGCTCCAGTGTATCGTCAAGCGAGCGCACGGCGTCCTCAGGCCGTCCCGCGCGCGACAGCGCAAGCCCCCGATGGTAGAGGGCCTCGGCGAACCGCGGGGCGATTTCCAGCGCCTTGTCGTAGCAACGAACCGCGTCTTCGTCGCGCTTCAATGCCCCAAGACTGATACCCTTGTTCGACCAGGCGGCGGCGTTGCGCGGGTCGAGATCCAAGCACTTGTCATAACTGCCCAGCGCGTCCGCGTGACGGCCCAGGCTGGCAAGACTCAGGCCCTTCTGGTTCCAGGCGAGAGCGAAAAGTGGCGACAACACCAGTGCCTGCTCGACGGCGGCGAGTGCCTCTTCGTGGCGACCCGAGCAGTGCAGACTCCGCCCCTTGTTGTACCAGGTAACGGCGAGCCCGAGATCAAGTTCCAGAGCTTGGTCGCATGCGGCGATAGCCTCGTCATAGCGTCCGAGGCTGTAGAGACTCAGCCCCTTGGCGCTCAGGGCCTCAGCGTGCTTCGGCTCGAGCGCAAGGGCCTGGTCGTAGCAGCCAATCGCCTCTTCGTAGCGTGCAAGCCGGATAAGCACATCGCCCCTGCTGCGCCAGATGCCTGCGTCCGGCGTGGCCAGCTCCATCGCTCTCTCGTAGCTGGCGAGTGCCTCATCCAGGCGTCCCTGTCGGGCAAGCACCTCGGCCTTGTCGCGCCAGACCCTGGCCTCCTGCGGAGAGAACTCCAGCGCCTTCTCGTAGGAGCGGATCACCTCTGGATCGTTTGTGCCGAGTCGGTTCAGGACGTCACCCCGACTGCGCCAGGCCCCGGCCTCGCCGGGGGCAGTCTGGAGCGCCTTCTCATAGGACAGAATAGCGTCTTCGTATCGCCCCAGCCGGTTCAGCACGTCACCCTTGTTACGCCAGACGCCGGCTTCCTGCGGACCGAGTTCCAGCGCCTTCTCGTAGCAGGCGAGAGCTTCAGCATCGCGTCCCAGCCTGTACAGGCTGCCGCCTTTGTTGTTCCAGGCGCCCACGTAGCTCGGGTCGAGCTCCAGGGCCTTGTCATAGGACCTGATTGCCTCCTCGTACTGCCCCAGGCTGTCCTGGCCGAGTCCCTTGTTGTTCCATGCCGCCGGGTGCTGTCCGTTGAGCTCCAGAGCCTTCTCGAGGTATGCCACCGCTTCCGCGTGCCGGCCGAGGCTGTCAAGAGTGTTGCCCTTGTTGTTCAGCGCTCCCAGGTGCTGCGGCTCCAACTCCAGGACCTTGTCGTAGCAACTGCTCGCCTCTTCGTATCGGCCCATACGGAACAGGGCGTTGCCCTTGTTGTGCCAGGCCGCGACCAGCTTGGGGTCGAGTTCGAGGGCTTTGTCCAGACACGCCACTGCTTCTTCGTACCGGCCCAAATGGTAGAGGTCGAAACCCTGGTTGCGCCACGCCGCCACCAGCCCTGGTCGCAGCTCCAGTGCCTTGTCGTAGCTTGCGACCGCCTCTTCCCGGCGGCCCAAACTGTCGAGAACCAGTCCCTTGTTGTACTGCGCCGCCGCGTAGCCCGGCTCAAGCTCGATGACCTTGTCGTAACAGCTCAGTGCCTCCTCGAGCCGCTCGAGCCGAAAGACCGCGTTGCCCTTGTTGTACCAGGCAGCGACGTCGTCTGCGACAAGGTAGAGGGCATTGTCGTAGCAACGGAGTGCCTCCTCGTACCGACCCAGGCCGAAGTTGCTGCTGCCCTTGTTGTTCCAGGCCCCTGCATAGGCCTGGTCGATTCCCAGGGCCCGATCGAGACAGGGAATGGCTTCCTCGTGCCTGCCCAGGCTGTTGAGACTCGCGCCTTTGTTGTTCCAGGCTCGGGCACAGGCCGAGTCAAGTTCAAGGGCCTTGTCGTAGCAGACGAGAGCCTCCTGGTCCCGGCCCAGGCTGTGCAGACTCGCGCCTTTGTTGGTCCAGACCGCGACGTTCTGCGGGTCAATCCCCAGGGCTTTTTCAAAGCAACGCAGGGCCTCCTCGCATCGGCCGAGACTGTCGAAGCTGACCGCCAGATTGGACCAGGCGTTCAGGTTCTGCGGGTCGATCTCCAGCGCGTTATCATAGCACCTCACCGCCTCCTGTTGCCGACCCAGCAACTGAAGGTCGTTCCCCTTCCGCTGCCATGCGGCCCCGAGCCGCGGGTTGATCTCCAGGGCCTTGTCGTAGCAGACAAGAGCCTCCTCGCGGCGCTCGAGACCGTCGAGGCAGTCCCCTTTGTTCCACCAAGCCAGGGCGTGATTCACGTCTATCTCCAGAGCCTTTTCACAGCACCGGATTGCCTCATCATACCGACCCAGACAGCTGAGGCTGTTCGCTTTGTTGTTCCAGGCCGCTGCATTCCGCGGA from candidate division WOR-3 bacterium carries:
- a CDS encoding tetratricopeptide repeat protein; this encodes MSSRSLSSSVPKNTDEHEVASGPSYKRGDVIGQKYEVYGVLGSGGIGAAYLVYSHEAREVYVLKTFRDEYLADTQARERFRREASNWVGVGRHPHLVRAHHVINIAGRLFVGLEHVAPDESGLNTLEGYLQHRPPDLAQGLHWAVQFCHGMEYVLSKGIRCHRDIKPANIMIGQDKTVRIADLGMAAVPAAPRGLSVGLSVRQGTVGLSGPFLEGRGFGTPTHMAPEQFVNPAHGDERSDVYSFGVVLYQIASGGRLPFLTTMPETVQETTRFWGDMQRLHAKAPVSALDSPLSSVVQGCMEKEPGRRYQTFKDLRADLELLFERQVAPPVLEVPEAWEWYNKATSLRCMGRDEEAIRCLDRAIELAPGHEPAWCSKGIILHRLGRYDEALLCHDKALELSKVRMLPWLQADSSPSSKNNLAAVWSNRGATLRSLGRDEEAIACFGKALEIDPRDVLAWHNQGNTFHSLGRYEDAIKCAARTLELDPRNAAAWNNKANSLSCLGRYDEAIRCCEKALEIDVNHALAWWNKGDCLDGLERREEALVCYDKALEINPRLGAAWQRKGNDLQLLGRQQEAVRCYDNALEIDPQNLNAWSNLAVSFDSLGRCEEALRCFEKALGIDPQNVAVWTNKGASLHSLGRDQEALVCYDKALELDSACARAWNNKGASLNSLGRHEEAIPCLDRALGIDQAYAGAWNNKGSSNFGLGRYEEALRCYDNALYLVADDVAAWYNKGNAVFRLERLEEALSCYDKVIELEPGYAAAQYNKGLVLDSLGRREEAVASYDKALELRPGLVAAWRNQGFDLYHLGRYEEAVACLDKALELDPKLVAAWHNKGNALFRMGRYEEASSCYDKVLELEPQHLGALNNKGNTLDSLGRHAEAVAYLEKALELNGQHPAAWNNKGLGQDSLGQYEEAIRSYDKALELDPSYVGAWNNKGGSLYRLGRDAEALACYEKALELGPQEAGVWRNKGDVLNRLGRYEDAILSYEKALQTAPGEAGAWRSRGDVLNRLGTNDPEVIRSYEKALEFSPQEARVWRDKAEVLARQGRLDEALASYERAMELATPDAGIWRSRGDVLIRLARYEEAIGCYDQALALEPKHAEALSAKGLSLYSLGRYDEAIAACDQALELDLGLAVTWYNKGRSLHCSGRHEEALAAVEQALVLSPLFALAWNQKGLSLASLGRHADALGSYDKCLDLDPRNAAAWSNKGISLGALKRDEDAVRCYDKALEIAPRFAEALYHRGLALSRAGRPEDAVRSLDDTLELEPRNADAWLTKGVDLHSLGRYEEAVKCFDKGLDLNPALTAAWAAKAASLTAIERHEDALACYDKVLVLDPRNVAAWNGRCLSLVNLDRYEEAVAGYDQVLDLDPANPQAWTSKGSALDALGRSEDALVCVDKALEFAPSDVGALRARGDILSRLGRFEEAIHSYDESLEQDPWAIDTQNNKGLSLDSLGRHEEAIACYDEVLRQDASNVLALYNKGRSLHVLGRYEEAIKCCDRVLELDPQFALGWNHEGLILASGGKHEEAVHAFDKALEIDPLNANAWANTAISLAYLGRHVEALRCYGTALDLEPGAVSVWYNKGLLLREMGRLEEAIDCADKVIGLDPHYAMAWYGKALDLETIGRREDAADSYRHFIELAPTEYAEQLAFAQQRFAELSVKPERPQTQTAKTESKSRRLASNRKR